In Sphingobium amiense, a genomic segment contains:
- a CDS encoding phosphoribosylanthranilate isomerase, protein MSRIAIKTCGLSTPETVGAAVRAGASHLGFIHFPKSPRHVDADRMKALASAAPSHVGRVAVLVDADDDQIAQLTGTGALTALQLHGGESPARVAAIRQRFALPVWKAISVKTRADIDAASAYAGAADLLLFDAKTPEGTLPGGMGLRFDWTLLRDVSPSLPWGLSGGLSADNVCEAIRLTGAPLVDVSSGIEDAPGIKSVDKIMAFCKAVSAC, encoded by the coding sequence ATGTCCCGAATCGCGATCAAGACCTGCGGCCTGTCGACGCCGGAAACGGTCGGCGCCGCCGTGCGCGCCGGGGCCAGCCATCTCGGCTTCATCCACTTCCCCAAAAGCCCCCGCCATGTCGATGCCGACCGGATGAAGGCGCTGGCTTCCGCCGCTCCCTCCCATGTCGGGCGCGTCGCCGTGCTGGTCGATGCCGATGACGATCAGATCGCGCAGCTAACCGGCACCGGCGCGCTCACGGCGCTGCAACTCCACGGCGGGGAAAGCCCCGCGCGCGTCGCCGCCATCCGCCAGCGCTTCGCCCTCCCGGTGTGGAAGGCGATTTCGGTCAAGACCCGCGCCGACATCGACGCCGCCAGCGCCTATGCCGGGGCCGCAGACCTGCTGCTGTTCGACGCGAAGACGCCGGAAGGCACGCTGCCCGGCGGCATGGGCCTGCGCTTCGACTGGACGCTGCTGCGCGACGTTTCGCCCTCGCTCCCATGGGGCCTGTCGGGCGGGCTTTCCGCCGACAATGTGTGCGAGGCGATCCGCCTGACCGGCGCTCCGCTGGTCGATGTCTCTTCGGGCATAGAGGACGCGCCGGGCATCAAGAGTGTGGACAAGATCATGGCCTTCTGCAAAGCGGTTTCCGCATGTTGA
- a CDS encoding lysophospholipid acyltransferase family protein, which produces MLSNPFLFALMRHLPAPVASWLGGWLSLNVARRTMKLRDARARANLAILRPHLSQAEREAILTRRWINIGRTVAELANIDRLVNDAHVRVIDRPGYKQVLDGPGPMIAFTCHLGNWDLLAAYIKWSTDRPGLGVYEDPDDPKVAAQLRKARSSYMGEAIGGEGAARGVLKHLTQKDRATLYILADERRDRQVWFPTFGRPLEPSGNLSIALRLARKVGARFLPFYLVRTGGPHFDLHWHPPLDPREMSDAQIVGALDRYLGEACIAHADEWLALHDMDLTVPGHDVT; this is translated from the coding sequence ATGCTCTCCAACCCCTTTCTCTTCGCGCTGATGCGTCACCTGCCCGCGCCGGTCGCAAGCTGGCTGGGGGGATGGCTGTCCCTCAATGTGGCGCGCCGCACGATGAAGCTGCGCGACGCCCGCGCCCGTGCCAATCTCGCCATCCTGCGCCCCCACCTGTCCCAGGCGGAGCGCGAGGCGATCCTGACGCGGCGCTGGATCAACATCGGCCGCACCGTCGCGGAACTCGCCAATATCGACCGGCTGGTGAACGACGCCCATGTCCGCGTGATCGACCGGCCGGGCTACAAGCAGGTGCTCGACGGTCCCGGCCCGATGATCGCCTTCACCTGCCATCTGGGCAACTGGGACTTGCTCGCCGCCTATATCAAATGGTCCACCGACCGCCCCGGCCTCGGCGTCTACGAAGATCCGGACGACCCCAAGGTCGCCGCCCAGCTCCGGAAGGCCCGCTCCAGCTACATGGGCGAGGCGATCGGCGGCGAGGGCGCGGCGCGCGGCGTGCTCAAGCACCTGACCCAGAAGGACCGCGCCACCCTCTATATCCTCGCCGATGAACGGCGCGACCGGCAGGTCTGGTTCCCCACCTTCGGCCGCCCGCTGGAGCCATCGGGCAACCTCTCCATTGCGCTGCGCCTTGCGCGCAAGGTCGGGGCCAGGTTCCTGCCCTTCTACCTCGTCCGCACCGGCGGCCCGCATTTCGACCTCCACTGGCACCCCCCGCTCGACCCCAGGGAAATGAGCGACGCACAGATCGTTGGGGCGCTCGACCGCTATCTCGGCGAAGCCTGCATCGCCCATGCAGACGAATGGCTGGCGCTGCACGACATGGACCTGACCGTGCCCGGCCATGATGTGACTTGA